DNA sequence from the Pseudochaenichthys georgianus chromosome 8, fPseGeo1.2, whole genome shotgun sequence genome:
ATGGGTGGCATTTAATACATGGTAATTGTTGCTATGAACTTTCAAAAGTAATCGTAAGAGTACAGGTTTAGTTGTAATCTGTTGTTTCCCACTGCTTCCACTCTTACCTCCAATGTTACTGTCACCTGTATTGCTTTGCCTTTAAAATCAGCCTCTCACTGCCCTTTAGTTTgtgttcttttttttgttgttacggTCGATTTATACTCTGTTTGTTTGTGAAAACCATGGATACCTTTTCTCAATATCACTTCGGATGTACTAAGCTATGCTTATCAGCTGCTATTTTATATCACTCTTCCCTGCAAGCATTCCTCCATTCTGCCTGTCTTGTTAAGTGTGTACGATGTGCCTTTCAGCAGCATCATCCAACACAGTAGAAACAGACGACTGACAGGCAGAAGTCCACATAGTGTCCTTTACTGGACTAAATGGAAACATTCCTGGATTATCTGCAGCAGTGTAGGTCTTGTTGAAACTCTTGCCTGGTCTCTGGTAGTGTCCGTGGTGGAGTAGTGGTCAGTGTGAGGGTGTAACTGCTGGGCTGCGACTGCTGACGCCCTGTCACTCCTCAGGGAGGTGTTTTATGGCATGCAATGGAACGGTTCCCTTGCATCTACAGTAGCTCCCAGTCCAGGGGCAGTGGAGATGCATCTTAAGATGATTGTTAGAAGAGACTGAAGGAAAGAACACTACTATGTAGTGCTGCCCCCTTAAACCTTTTACACAAATCTGAGATGACACTCCCAGTCATCCAGCTGACACCTTGTATTATGTCTGACCGACGCTTTACCCCCACATGACCTGAGATTTATGGATAGAGGTAATCCTCTCCCTAACGTAGTATGGACATTTCAACAAGTCAATTGATAATTGTAGCATTTTGAAGAGTAACCATTGCATTTTCATCTTATGTCATAAACAGAAATTAGCAGGCCATCATTCCTAGCTACTACCGTTGTGGTGGCCTAACACTGCCCCTAGTTGTGTCATAGAGTTTATCTTTCATTCATTGTTTTATCCTGTTCACCATAGCCTCAGTTACTGTTTTGTCAGACCtgggaaacatgttgttgtcccTATGAACAGTTCACATTTTACTAACAAGaaactgttttttatttttatatataactgGTCTTTCAATTTCTCTACCAGGTCGCACTAAGTGTTTTGTACATTTCAACCTCCCAACTTCTGtttgtaaatatgtttttttctggGTAGTTCTTATGTTTCTGAAAGGATTGTTATGTACTAAAAaggacaaaaataaaatgtacttcATTTAGCATTATTTGAAACTGAGGCTGTGACTGATATTTTATTGTCTTGTGTTATTAGTCATagatattttattatcattattaattTCTATACTTGTTTAAAAAGGTAGTTTGAAATACTAAAAGCTAAAAGCTTTCCACGGTGTTCTTTCTACAGTCAAAAGTTGTAAAGTTACTGACAATAAAACTATAGGGAACTACATTTTTTGTGTTCTGGTTTTCAGTGATCAGTTGATCATTAATTCAGGTCATCATTATAATAGTTATGtaaatacaactcaaaatgcagttagatgattaattatttcatatttttatAGTCTGAAATGTAACATTCTCTGTCCAACACAAAAGCCGCACAATAAATGCTGTATTTGGGACTGATGTTAATACACAATGTTTGAAATCCAATTTAAGCCATTTGAGTGCATTATATTGACAAAAAATGTTAGAATTAATATTTCCGTGATTTTAAACTCTATCGCAAGCTACTGTCTAATATATTGCCACAAAGATGAATGTACACCTATCTGATCTCCAGACAATCGATTACGCcaaatcgtattttgtcaaatAATTTGTACACCAaaatttgtattcattttttcataaCGATATGATTTTCTCAAGTTTACCTGTAAAAACCAAtagaaacatttaaaacaaaacaaattacataaaaacaataaaggagGTAAattagttattgtacatatttatCATATAAACTTCTTGTTAATACATATCATTATCCTACAGTTaaaagttatatttaaaaatctGTGACAAGTTGTATTACTATAACTGTCTCCTTGTATAGTCTATACAACCTGGCCATAAAATCTTTATTTCTTCCCTCCTATTCTCTTCAGTAAGTGCAGCATCGCTAGAGTAGCATTGAACACTTTGTCATGTTTAAAGGTCATCTTATAGAAGGAATCCAGAGGCAGACGTCCTGTGGGATCAGCGTGCTTCAGTGCAGTCATGGGCATGTACAGGCGGTTTGTCTGGTGGCGCAGAGGGGGTTCCTTGTCTGTGATCACTTTAACGGTTTGCTAGAGAAAAGAGACACATATTTTAACACtggagggttagggttattatGCATTTGGACTTGCAAAACCACTCATTCTTAATGACTTCTAATCTGaaatagaaaaataaatgtCATCACTTGCCTCAGCTACTTCCTCTGGTGTCTGGCCTAATGAGGCAAAAATCTTTTTAGAGTATGGCAGGTAAATTTCACGAAAGATTTTGGCGGTCTCCTTATCCGTCCCTGAAAGATCCATACTCTCAGCGTCTTCAtacaccctttcaaactctgTCACAACAGGGCCAGGTTCCACTAGAGTCGTCCTTGTGACAGAGATGTAAATAAAAGAGTTACATTACAGTCAATGAGTCATATTGTGATGTTACTTAAGTTTTAGTTGTGGGGTGACTGCATTATGTTGTTAAAGCTGATACAGTTTTCAAGACTTGTAATGCAATCACTTGATGTTAAACTTCAACGCTTGCACTGCCAGACTTTCGCAAAATCCTTCCACAGCAAATTTGGAGGCTGAATAAACGTCATTGAAAAGAAGTCCTGTGTAGAAACATAAGGGCACAAGTTAACAAGCTCCTAATTCTTTTTTAATAAGCTTCTGTGCAATTTCAGGGACACAAACAAACGCACCCTGTGTTCCCATGACGCTGCTCATCACGACAATATGGCCGCTCTGCCTCCGCTTCATGTCAGGTAAGACCTCTTTCACCAGACGTGCCAGGCCAAAGAAATTTGTGTCAAAGAGCTCCTTCATGGCATCAATGCTTTGGCACTCCAGAGGTCCAATCATACCAAGACCAGCATTGTTCACTATAACAGCAGAGTATTTAACGTCATACTTTGGAGAGATTAAAAAACGTGTCTATGAGAATGTGAATTAAATGAGACAGACCAAGAACATCCACCCGTCTGTCCGGCAGGCTGTTGACACACTCTCTGATGGAGGATTCAGAACAGGCATCTAACTGTTTGATTTCCAAGGTTTCGTTTAAGGAGTCACCTGCCGCTTTCTCCAAGGGCCCTCGTTTCCCAAGATCCCTCATTGTGGCAACCACTGCCTCAGATAACAAATGAAAACACTTGCTGTAAGTAGCTTTAATAGTTCATTCTATCGTCTACTTTTTTTCTTGTTAATGAGAGTGAAAGGCTGACCTTTAAACCATCTGAGCTCATCTTTGGCCAGCCGTGCAGCCACAGCCAAGCCAATGCCTGAGGAGCAGCCAGTCACCAGCACCCTCCTGGTTCCCATGGCTCGATGATCACTGAAAGAGAatcccatcatcatcatcatcatcatcatcatcatcatcatcatcatcatcatcatcatcatcatgtacaATCTGGacaataacattttattttgtaataacaATTCAAACATGCTAAGTCAAGTCATGTACTTAATtattatcatttttttttatctgatAAAAATTCACACAGCATTGTAGGCTCAAATTGCACTAAATGCAGCAGCTTTATTTGACTATGATATAATGACAATAATGTACGTGGAACAATTAGTGtctctcgtttttttgtttATCGTCGTTATTTTCCTGTATGATCAGTGAAAACTGGTCCCAAAATAGGTGGTCTTTTTCCTCTGTGATGTGTTATCAAatctatatgttttaaattgatgtttttgaTTTGGCTATTTACCTCACATAAAAAGGAAAACTGAACCATCACAAAGTGCAGTTTTCTAGTACATCTTCTAAAATATAGGTAGCTATTTCGGCCCTGAGAGGGAATCACTTGATGTGAAATGCTAACCTTCCAATGTATGGTACCACTATAGGGCTACTTTGGTATGTGTTCAGCGATTAAATTAACTCTAATCTGATTTACGCATACTGGAATTTGTAGCTGCTACAACAGCAAGTTTAGTAATTCTTCCACTGTGGCCTTTCATTCACGCTTGAACCCGTTAACAGGAAAAATCACTGAGTGTGAAGAGTCATGAGATTCACAACACGATAACTAAATATAAACCCTAATAAGTGATGAATGTAATGAATGTTGGAATTTCTCATGTTTAGGTTGTATAAATGTTAACGTTTATGGGTAGGAAGTTCCAGGTCTATAGGCATTCACGCTGAAGTTGTTAGATTAAGTCTAATAAAATACATTCTAGCTAAGCAAACCTTTGCATAGCTAATGTGAAAAAATATGTAGTGCTATGTCTTTGTATGTGTTCAGTAATGCCAATTGTATAGTAATTCATTAAAAAGTAATTGAAAAATGTTCTATTATAGTATAGGCGTATGCCATTAGAATTTCATAGTAAGTGGGTCAAAATAGTATAACATGTTATTTCTAAAAGGCGTAATAGTCTTAAGCATGTCATAAAATCTAATTAAAAATTCATTatgggttttatttattttttaaagtcgTAAGAATGCCAAGAGAAGAATTACATATATTTCATTTAAATTTCatataataattatatttaaaaaatcataGTATAGTAAGTCATAAAAGGTAAAATAGCATCTCTTTAAAAAAATTCAGATTATAGTATGTCATAAAGAGAAGTTGTGATGTAAAATGGCataaaaaaagcaaaaaaagccATGATAGTAAATT
Encoded proteins:
- the LOC117450689 gene encoding retinol dehydrogenase 8, which produces MGTRRVLVTGCSSGIGLAVAARLAKDELRWFKVVATMRDLGKRGPLEKAAGDSLNETLEIKQLDACSESSIRECVNSLPDRRVDVLVNNAGLGMIGPLECQSIDAMKELFDTNFFGLARLVKEVLPDMKRRQSGHIVVMSSVMGTQGLLFNDVYSASKFAVEGFCESLAVQALKFNIKTTLVEPGPVVTEFERVYEDAESMDLSGTDKETAKIFREIYLPYSKKIFASLGQTPEEVAEQTVKVITDKEPPLRHQTNRLYMPMTALKHADPTGRLPLDSFYKMTFKHDKVFNATLAMLHLLKRIGGKK